AGGCGGGTGGGGGGTTGTAGTGCTACGTGGGGTTGGGAGAGTTTTTTGGGGTTCGGTGGTGGGTTGGGCAATGATAGGGTGGTTGGTGAAATGTCACTTGTAGACTTGATTCCCTATTTTGATTAGGAAAGTCATTTTCCCCATTTTTAAAGAACttgttttcaaaaaaaatattttctaaaaattttgatcaaacaaacatgagaaaattggaaaacaccGAACCGAATACACCCATAGTCTCAAAATATTTGATGCGTTTCATCAACTATACCGAATCCTAAACGTTTGAGTCATTATTTTACATAATATATTAGTGAATGAGTGAATTCTATAAAGTGTTACAAGGAAATACATGTAAATGTAGGCAAGGATGGAGAGAATAAAAGCAGGAATGACGAGGAGGAAATGCAACACCAAGCTGCTGCATCAATCAATCAGGTGAGTTAGTATTACATACTACAAATCTACAGCAACTTTAATGCCAACAGGCTGCTCCACAGCCTTCATTGATACTAATCTACTTCAAATAGAATTACAAGGCCGTATGCATTCACTACATGTTTTGGGACAATATTCATCCTCCCTTGTCTCTCAAATACTCCGGTAATGCACCAAGTTCTTGTATATGCTGCACGAGCGTCGAAAAATAGCATAAATTATCGGAGCTCCAACAAAATGTCCCCTGGAAAAGAGCATAAATTATCACAAGCTTGCAGAGGAGCCTTTCATAGTATATCTAAGGTTAGGATAATTGTCCCGTTTTATTTTGTAAGTGAGTtaatcacacaattttttttttctttataataATAGAAGTGCAAGGCCACTAACCTCGCACCAAATGGATCATACACCTACAACCCTTTCGCAGACAGAGTTCAAGTCCGAAACTTTCTTGATACTACACCCAGAAACagcattacaatacatcaagacttaAAACCATGAATAACCAAGTATAGTACAGCCAAAAATTAGTAAGAGAAGAACAATGATATACTTCaccaaaagaagccatgaaaatTAACATTCTCCAAAAGTTTATGCAACCATTATACTCTTCACCATAAAGAAGCCATTCAAGTGAACATTCGCCAAAGTTTATTGGTTTACGGTTGTCTCCTCAACCAAGCTTTGACAAAAATGGTAGATGCTAGAAGCTAATGATAGCTTAAATGACAATCAAAAAGAGTTAAAACTCAAGAGAATCGCTAAAAATACTTATAGAATATTTCTTATGATTTTGTCATTGTTGAAAGTCATGATTATATCAAAATGATTAGGAATCTCAAAGAGTAGGGAACTTTCCTCATTTCCTCTCAAACTCCTATACAAGGAGCCCTCTTTTAAATTGTTATCCAACCAATCACCAAAACCTTCTCTCACTTCTCCGTTCACATGAAGCAAATCTAAAGGATTGTGCAAAACAGGTGCCAGTAAACAGCAGTGACTAAGCATGGTTAGTTGCCTCCCCTTTATCACTATCAATGCAACAATATTGACCCTGCCTTTTAAAAGCCAAATTTCAAGTATATAAAATGGATAAAGGTTTTAAGGAAAACAGTCTCCGAGTCCACAAAATCACCTAAATGACAGTGGAAAAGTAGACTCTGAAGAAAATGCCTTTGCAAACTGAATCTGTGACCTctagaacagaaaaaaaaaaaaaatcctaccaCAGCACGCTCCCTCACACAGTCAGATCAAACCAAAAGTAGTATAATGTTTTACATGATAGATACCTGTACAAAAGGTCTCCAGTAGGAGCAGATTTCTTGCATAGCCAATCTGGAACTAGCCTCTCAAGAACTTCTATCTGCCCTTCCACATCAGCTACATGAATACAAAATGCATACAAGATCATAAAATAGATCAACACGAGTcagcaaaagaaagaaagaatagaaaCAGCTTTTGAGCATACTGTTCTCATCAATATCATAGTCATTCACTATGATCTTGTGAACAAGTTCCACTTTAGTCATCGAACGACAGCCAACAGACTGAAAAATGCGGTGAATCAGACGAACAAGATCGGATAAACCAAAGGATTCCTGCCGGGCTGCAGTTAAATGTCTTTGATAAATCTTCGCTTCCTTGCTAAAGGAGCAACTCCTTTCCTGAACCTACCAGAAGATTCACAATTAATTTCATGGTAAACATATCAATAACGCAAGCAAAAATGTGGAGGCAACAGTCCAAGTTGCCTTTCAGCTCTGAATATGCTAAAGTAGACATAAGGCAATTCAATCATACACCTGGATGATGGCAATCCCATTTAACCACAAGATTCAACAAATCGCAACAACATAATGAGATGAATGAAAAAGTTCTGTGTACCCACAAGGTTCCAAAGTATAGATGATTGGGTGTTTTCTGCAGAGAACCATGCATGGGGTGCTTCACTTTAGAATACCACTTGTACATCGGGGGGTGGGGAAACTATCCGAATATCAATAAGTTATTATTGTATGAAAACTGATGTATCCACCATTTAATAGTGTTTTCACTTTCATTTTCTACTTTACTCTGGTTGTTCTTGAGCCATCACATATCATTTTGGGGGGGTGGAGGGTTAGGTAATTTATTGATCCAGCATCATGGACTTTGATTTCACCTAAAATTGTTGTTCAAACAAATTCCACCTAAATCACGCTAAAACCTTGCCCTTTTTTGCCTTGCACAAAATTGATAACTCAATGTTTAGAACTGTTTTATTGCCATACCTAAGCAGTGCAGCAGGTTCCCAATGGAATAGTCGAGATGCACACACAATGGTCCAGACACCACTGTTATAAAAGCAAAAAGGGaaatagaaagaaaagaaaaaagaagagtcTTGTTGCATAAATTTAAAGATTGATGAATCCaaagaacaaaaagaaaacaTTTCCAATAATCTCTTTTACTAGCATACATGCTTGTCAACCACTGCATGTCATCTAATTTCTACTTTCTAGttgtttcttccttttttttttttttttttttgaaaaaggtaACAGTCTAGTTGTTTCTTCCTTTGTAAGATAACTTTTATCACGTTCCTCTGGAAAACTTGTACTTTTGTTTTAAACATTAGGCAAACTGGTGTGCTTAGGCAGATGGAAATTAATCACCTACTGTTTTTTGCTTCTCTTGGGATCTGAACCCTAGTCTCCAAGATTTGCACCCACtttattgaccactaggccacacccttagGTGCGCTACAAGATTCCTATACTAATACCAAATAGCCAATCAGGAAATAGATGCCCAAATTAGCATAATACTTAGCTGCTTATAAGTTATACCAAAGATAGCGGAAGGAAGAAATACCTAGCCAGCAAAAACTACAACAAGAAAAAACAATACacccagtgtaattccacaagtggggtctgggagggtagagtgtacgcagaccttacccctaccttgggaggtagagaggctgtttccaatagaccctcgaCTCAGGGTAAAGCAATAATAAATTGACTACAGTAGTAAAAGCTAAATTGTTTTAAACTAGTAAAAGATAGTGGATCAACACCGTTTCAAGACTAAATGAGCAAAGAGAAACACAGGTAATCGACAGGCAAGCTATTGAGTGTTCAGATGAACTTAATCACATTGATATCAGAAACTTCTCTGTGGCTTTTCTAAATGTAAAAATATCTAAGAACTTTCCCAGGTAATAAATGGTACCTCATGAGGGCATATATCAGCATTAACGTGATCTTCCTTTGAAATCGTCTTCCTTTCCATTTTAAGGACATCATGCGTCTCTTCTCCAGCCAATGTAAAAAAATCTAATGACCTTTTGACAGTTACATTGGAAACAACAGAGTCTTGATCTGTCATTTTCTTGTGCTTATCTTCGGTCATAGGCACCGATCTCTTTGGTGTGGGCAGAGCAGGTGTTTCAACCATTAGTTCACTCTCAGACAGAATCTTCACAGGAGTTCtttcactttcatttccaacCAAACTACAAGCCGGTATAGGTTGGCTCGCTTCAACATTGTTCAGGTTGATGGAAGATTTGAATGACTCAGGAATTGTCCTTTTAGAGTCAAGTTCCTGATTCAATGTACACTCAGATTCACAAGTTGAGCATGTGGACAAAGGTACCGAGAGGTGATCTAGTTTTGCTTCTGCAGAAGCCGTTTGCCGAGAAAAGCGTGGACTGAAGGATGGACAGAGATGGGATGACGATAATGATTTGGATTCATGAGAACTTGATAAACCAATAGGCGACTTGTCTGCATTGCTAGTGAGGCAGCTTTGGTTAAACGGGTCAGGAAGTATGGCTTCGGGGATGTCGCAATCCTGTTTACAGTTGGCAAAATTAAAATCTCAGAGTATATATATGATGGAATCAACTTAGTTGCAAAAATAAAGATGCATGATATGTGTCTTGACCTCCAAATAGCAGGATATCACACATTCTATGCTTCAAAAAACAATTTAAAGAGCAAAATTATTTCAAGAAAGAGTTGATAAGTAATAGCAAGAACAAAATCTAATGCACAGAGTTACAATACATTATTCTGGATTAAGACAACTTATATCCATTCAAATAAAGAAATCCTTTGCAGTAGCTCTTCATAAAATAGTAAATAAAGAACCTAATAAATCAGCAATTGAAGTGATGTGATATCGCAAGAAATATTCTTGaacaattaactttattttttttgatgaagtagaACAATTATCTTTATCTGGTTATGAATACAGCAATATTTTTCATGCATTAGAGGAGAAAAAGTCTATGCATGAGAGGAGAAAGGAGAAACAAGGAGGGTATTTTTCGATTGGATATAAATGTTTACTGAAGCATCAGATTCTGCATATCCAATTCCACTTGTGTCAAGACTAGTTTGAAGAGTTCTTCCAGAAACCGGTAAATACCAAAACTTTAAGGGTGATTACCTGAGCATGTTTATGGAGAAAACCCATCAGTTTGGATGCAAAAAGACTGCTGAGGGTCATAAACTTCGATTGTTCTTGGTCATCTTCCACAACATCAAAATGCAAGGTAATTTTAACATCTGGCTTCATGCATATGGTCTTTGCATCATGTACCAGTAATTTATCTATCTGAATGGCTTCAGGAATTATGTACTTTATCTGTGCAAGATGCCTGTGTGTGAATTTTCTGAAAAAGGAAGTAGAGGAATATAGACTTAATTGCTGAAATATGTTCCAACAATGGACTGAGAAAGAAAATGATACCACTATATTCTAGTATGATACATTTTATGGCTGCAGTCAGGGGACAGTAGATTTACTAGTGAATTAAAACTGATAGCATTTGCAACCCATAAATCCACATCAACAACTACGCCCTCAGTCCTAGACAACCCACTTTACCACCCTTCCATAGCTCAGTTTCATAAATCCATAAATCCACATGTTTCCAACAAAAGCGGGACTAAGTATCACTACATCACTAAACAAAGTCATGATACTTCACTTCATACAACTTAATATATATGGGAGAATCTATGTAACAACTAACAAGTCAAACATATCTCTGTGACCCACCAATGCTTACAAGTGAGCTACTTGCTAGTGCTCATAGCTCAGCAGTCGAAAAACAACTGTTATATACATAGTGCTCTAGTTCCTTTGATATCCGCAATTTTCAGCAGATTAAAAGCAAGTGGTTCGCACTTCTTTTCAGTAAATGTTGCAATTTGCAACACCAAATTATTCCACAGCAAAGCATATTATATGGCTCAATACTATTGTTTAAGGATAAGTCAAAAAGATTTCTTTAAAATAAATGAAAGACCAATAAACCAATTCAGGTGGTGTTTGTTTTCAAAAAgtgtcgatttttttttttttgagattttcTTGAAATCTTTTTTCAACCAAACTATTAGGAGAATGGTTATTGGTGAAAGACAAGTCGCCTGGTTTTGAAACAAATGCCATTTAATAGCTTCAAATTGTTAAATTCTGTTTTCTCGATCCTTTCAAGACATTAATCCAATCATGGGTAATTCTGAAAGGAGAGATATGTACAAGAGCTTGAAGAAGGTAATATCATTCATGTATGTTATAACATTTTCTACTAGCTTTGGGACcctttttgttttgattttctCAAGAATGATAACCAGAAAGAGAGCTGCCACCATCAACAAAAAATTGCAGAGATATTACCATTTACCACATACAGGAAAGGAATTTAGAGAAGAGAACAGATATAGAAGGAAATCTGCACTGATAAGATAGTCAAGAAAAAACAGTAATGAGGAGATGAGGTATGCAACCACCCAGCTACCTTCCTGTCAGTACTTCAACCTGACTGGATACGTTCTGAAAAGTAGGTGACCGTTTTCGTAGACTGAGCAACCTCAACGAGCAAAGCATGTGATCAAAGAACTCTGACAAGTTTCTGTATCTGAAGATCAAAACATACTCACTGTTAGAGTTAGAAACCATTACATGGATAAACTTATAGTCTAGTTTAATGAGGAACGGACTTTTCAGGAAGCTCAGCGATATCTATTTCATGTGTAATGTGTGATTGCTCGTTCTTTCTCGCTGGTGTAACAGATGAAAAACCTGTTGCAACTCCAGTGATCCCCCTCTTCTCCAAAGGTAAAGGAGATTGAAAACTTGACTTCTCTGTCCCGAGCAGAAAGCTTTGATTTTTGACATCCAGAACTCCTTCTTCAGCTACTGCATTGTTTGTTTTCTCCATGTTCTAAATATAAAGAGCAGTATAAACCTGGAAGAAGAAAGCTCGTGTTATAAGCACCTTCATATTAGGACAAAATTATTCGGTAGAATCATATAGGAGTCTAGTGCCTTAATTGCAAAGACAATGAACAAAACATTTACAACAAGTAAAAGTAGACGCATCCACTTAATTGAAAGAACAACATAAAACTAATAGAAACATTCAGTAAAAAACAATTATTTAAGTGTTTTTGACATAATGAAGTTGATTACTCCTACAATCAAATAAACGGCCTACCGGTGACAAATTTTCTTTGAAGGGCTAGGCTCCTATGCATAGCGAAGTACAGTATAATTCAAATCACAATTTACTTGAAAATAAATGAAAGGAAACGGCAAAAACACACATAATTAGGAAAAGAAAGAGTAGTTGTGAGCTACAACTTCACAAACTTTCAATAACAACCAAAACCGTACACCATTCTAGCGGAGAAGGTTGGATGTAAACTTTCTCTtttatcttctactccctccggTCCACTTTACATGTCGTCCTTGCTAAAAATAGATGGTCCAAAATAGTTGTCATTTTAGAAAACCAAGATATAATTAACTATTAGTTTCCACCTTTACCCTTACTCAATAAATATGGAGAGAGATTAATGTAGTGAAAAAGAGAGCTGTATTAAATTGAGAAGAAAGaataaataaggataatttagtcaaattacccaTTTAATTAATGCTTTCTCAAGGaacgtgcaaaaaaaaaaatgacaagtaaaatggaccAGAGGGAGTTTAGGCGTATAATTAGAGCGACGACATCTTCTGTTAAAAAATTAGCATCTGAGATAAAACAAATCAACTTGACCAACATAAAATTAAAAGTTTAAAACTAATCAAAGGAAAATAAGGTCCCTAGTATGAACAGCTACAGTGAAACAACAAGTTATAAGGCATTGCATATTTGATGCTGCTAGTTTGAGCATTACAGTACGTGCACACATAAATTACTTTTCAGTGCTGTAATTCTCAATTACTTCCAACAGTATTCTTAATCCCTCTACTGTATAATCTAGtagtgaccaaaaaaaaaaaaaactaagatgGACTTAGTACGTTTAAAAGTAAAAAATGGAGATATTTTCACCTCTAGATCTACTTTGAGGAATGTGAACCAAATCTTTCAGCAATTGAATTGTAGATTGCAATAGTGATAAGAAGAATCAGCCAAACACTTGAAAACCCTAGTCCAAGGTTTTTTTTTTCCGTTGTGAGAAGAGGGAAAGAGCCGTTCGATCTTCATTCAAAAATGTAGTGGGTTATATCCGACTTTGGGCCACAAGGCCCAGATAACGTTTCAATTCTGGGAAGATGGGCCTTTTCCCAAGTTTTGCTGGATCATTGGCACTTATGTacttattttgtgttggtctttaatttttgctctcaTAACTAACAACTTTTTCACGGGGCATATATTTATATTTTCGTATGATAATATCACACAAGTTATGTCTCGctcccttaaagaacttatgtgcACTAGGCATAAGGATTGCTAAAGGGGAAAAATAGAGATCAGCCCATTTGAAGGCCAAGTAGTGCAATTTCTTCAGTTTTGCTAGACATGTTaaattttactttccttgttaaatTGAATAAGTTTTGCATGATGGACAAATCTTGCATGTCTTATGTAGTTCACAAAATTCGTACTCAATTTTAATATTGAAATTTCGAGATCCACTTCTTCTAACTTGCAAAATGGTGATTCGTCAATAGTTTCAAGTTTTTTCAATAAGGGCCACAAACTTATTTTTCATATTATATATTCAAGACTTGCTTCTTCAATCTTGCAACAATTGTGAGTTGTTAATGTTTCCAATTGTTTCCAACAATATCCATTTGATTCAAGTTCATTTTTCATATTTGAAACTCATGATTCATTTCTTGAAAGCATTATACTACTATTACTATAGATTCGAAAAACATCATTGTACAACACGAAAAGATATCGATTTTTCTGAAGTTTGCCCATGCTGGGtacaaatacaaaaaaaaattaaaagttttTGCGCCTAATTAAATGGCACTGCATAATTTCATGACAGGTCAAGTTGGGCACAACCTAAATCAACCACCGTAAAATTGATCTGATTTGGGTCAACTATTCATCCCAATTTCACTATTAGAAAAAAATTGATCAGCGATGGATAAAATTTGCAGTTAAATAGAAAAATTCGTTCCTAATCCTATTTACATTGAATTAGCGACAGATAATCAAAAGAAAATAATTAGCTGTGATTTATTTAGCAACAAATTAGCGACAAAGATcgtatctttttatttttgtttgtaaTCATTGACTCATAAGAAGCATTGTAGGATATCGATTATTTTGGAGGTTGCCTACACTGGCTACACATTAAAAAATAGTTGCGGCTTAAAAATGGCGCTGGGCATATTTTTATGAGGGGTCAATTTGGGCATAGCCAAAGTCTACAAATTTAAatgttggatttttttttatagcTTAAATATGTATTCCAAATTAATTCATAAGAAAACGGATCAAAAtatttgtttgtttgatatattaaaatattacaattttttaaaaaaaaaatattacttttGCTTGGTAATCaaataaattataagaaaacaaataaaaaaaaataaaacttggatAGAATTGAGTGGGTTAGCATACGGTCCATTGTTTAATCTCTTAATCAAAATCCATCTCAACACAAAGATTAAACCGCTCATTTATTAATTTAGTTAATCTTGATTCCGCCAAATTTAATCCAACCACCATTTGACACCCTTACATAGAACAAAGAAAGTAATATCGGTAATATTTGAAACCCCTTTTTTCTTCTAACAAATATATCTAAAAGTATTTTGGAACAAACTCGATTGTATTAATAGATTCCAACGAGCAATTTCAAATTACCAACTCAAAAGGAAAATCACAACTGGAAAATAAACAAAACCCTAAGGATAGTGAGAATGGGGGTGAGAGGCCACAGAAGAAAGGGGGATGAGAATATCAGAACTTTCTTAACAAATTCATGACTATCCTTGTCAATGACACTGCTGCCACTTTTAACACCCTACTCTCTCTCTCTTGTCACGTGTTTTTCCCAAATATAATCACTCATTTGTTTGTTGGGCTGCCTCACTCTTTGACTGCGTCTGATCTCCCCAGGCCCAATCCCTTTTGTTGAATTAGTTTGGGCTTTAtccacataattcataacaataCCTTCCTCTGAATCCAGAACCTTGTCCTCAAGGTTCGGAGATGGCGGAACATCAACAGAAGCCCTGATAATGGGAGTAATTTGCACCGCTGGAGAACCAATACACCTTTTCAACAAAGAAATATGAAAAACAGGATGGATGCGAGCGTCATCCGGTAGGTCCAATTTATAGGCAACTGCCCCTATGCGTTTAAGAACACGATATGGTCCAAAATATTTCCTACCGAGCTTGGAGTGTTTCTGAAGCCTTAAAGAGTGCTGGCGATAAGGTTTCAACTTCACATATGCCCAATCTCCCACCTCCAGTTGAACATCAGTTCGTTTGGCATCTGCTATCGCCTTCATCCGGGTCCGAGCTTTGAGCAAATTAGCTTTAAGTAAGGCCAATACTTCATCACACTTGAGCATATATTTTTCTACTAGGTCGTCAGCAGCACTACCCAAAATATAATGAGCCAAAGAAGGCGGTTCTCGCCCGTAAAGAACCTGAAATGGAGTCAATCCTGCAGAAGATTGGTAGGCCGTGTTGTACCAAAATTCAGCCCAAGGCAACACTGGCACCCAGTCATGCGGGTTGTCGGACACAAAGTATCTCAAGTATTGTTCCACACATTTGTTTAGCGCCTCTGTCTGGCCATCCGTTTGAGGATGGTAGGCTTTACTCATGGCTAAGGAAGTCCCTTGAAGCCGATTAATTTCCTTCCAGAAGGAATGAAGGAATCGAGGATCGCGGTCAGTAATAATCACTCTCGGTGGTCCATGTAATCGAACAATATTTGAAATAAAAGCCAAGGCAACTGACTGAGCATCAAAACTAGCAGGCAGGGGCACGAAATGCCCATATTTAGACAGTCGATCCACCACTGTCATAATAGTGGACTTGCCTTTAGAACTAGGAAGACATGTTATAAAATCCATAGATATTTCTTCAAAAACCATGGTCGGAATAGGCAAGGGCTGGAGAAGCCCTGCAGACGCTCGATTAACATCCTTCATCTGTTGACACACTTGACAAGCAACAACATAAGCCCGCACATCTTTGCGCATATGGTTCCAATAAAAATTAGAAGAAAACCGATGGAAAGTTCGTGTCGCACCGGCGTGGCCTCCTATAGGAGAAGCATGAAACTCTTCTAAGAGTTGTAGACGAACAGGAGAATCAGAAGGAATGACCAAACATCCACGAAAAAATAACAGTCCATCACGAAAATTATAATTAGCAAAGGCCAAAGGGTCTTGCTCCAAGCCTTTCTTGATAGCTAAGAGTTCCAGGTGGTTTTGTGCAG
The nucleotide sequence above comes from Lycium barbarum isolate Lr01 chromosome 3, ASM1917538v2, whole genome shotgun sequence. Encoded proteins:
- the LOC132632438 gene encoding CDT1-like protein a, chloroplastic isoform X1 translates to MEKTNNAVAEEGVLDVKNQSFLLGTEKSSFQSPLPLEKRGITGVATGFSSVTPARKNEQSHITHEIDIAELPEKYRNLSEFFDHMLCSLRLLSLRKRSPTFQNVSSQVEVLTGRKFTHRHLAQIKYIIPEAIQIDKLLVHDAKTICMKPDVKITLHFDVVEDDQEQSKFMTLSSLFASKLMGFLHKHAQDCDIPEAILPDPFNQSCLTSNADKSPIGLSSSHESKSLSSSHLCPSFSPRFSRQTASAEAKLDHLSVPLSTCSTCESECTLNQELDSKRTIPESFKSSINLNNVEASQPIPACSLVGNESERTPVKILSESELMVETPALPTPKRSVPMTEDKHKKMTDQDSVVSNVTVKRSLDFFTLAGEETHDVLKMERKTISKEDHVNADICPHEVQERSCSFSKEAKIYQRHLTAARQESFGLSDLVRLIHRIFQSVGCRSMTKVELVHKIIVNDYDIDENTDVEGQIEVLERLVPDWLCKKSAPTGDLLYSIKKVSDLNSVCERVVGV
- the LOC132632438 gene encoding CDT1-like protein a, chloroplastic isoform X2; amino-acid sequence: MEKTNNAVAEEGVLDVKNQSFLLGTEKSSFQSPLPLEKRGITGVATGFSSVTPARKNEQSHITHEIDIAELPEKYRNLSEFFDHMLCSLRLLSLRKRSPTFQNVSSQVEVLTGRKFTHRHLAQIKYIIPEAIQIDKLLVHDAKTICMKPDVKITLHFDVVEDDQEQSKFMTLSSLFASKLMGFLHKHAQDCDIPEAILPDPFNQSCLTSNADKSPIGLSSSHESKSLSSSHLCPSFSPRFSRQTASAEAKLDHLSVPLSTCSTCESECTLNQELDSKRTIPESFKSSINLNNVEASQPIPACSLVGNESERTPVKILSESELMVETPALPTPKRSVPMTEDKHKKMTDQDSVVSNVTVKRSLDFFTLAGEETHDVLKMERKTISKEDHVNADICPHEERSCSFSKEAKIYQRHLTAARQESFGLSDLVRLIHRIFQSVGCRSMTKVELVHKIIVNDYDIDENTDVEGQIEVLERLVPDWLCKKSAPTGDLLYSIKKVSDLNSVCERVVGV